In one Bacteroides intestinalis DSM 17393 genomic region, the following are encoded:
- a CDS encoding mechanosensitive ion channel family protein yields the protein MKGIRALCFGLLLLFASGASAQLVEKVLDILNEDTLGTMVAQKSDTDSLHLLKIKEDLETSRLNEANLRMEIEQMKLKYDAADSLKLAKQRLRIDSLRRMTPGIPVIVEGDTLYYLFAKRGGHTPQQRAEMNAAAITELGKRFNLQPDSVYIESSDIVTDLMYGNKVLSSFTDQDGLWEGCSRDQLAAAKRKVIVDKLKVMKDEHSLWQLGKRVLYFILVIVGQFLLFKLTIWLFNKLKARIQRLKDTKLKPISIQDYELLDTQKQVNLLVFLASLLRYAVMLLQLILTVPLLFAIFPQTKDLAYKLFSYIWEPIKSIFLGIVEYIPNLFTIFVIWLAVKYLVRLVRYLASEIQSERLKIGGFYADWAMPTFHIVRFLLYAFMIAMIYPYLPGSKSGVFQGISVFVGLIVSLGSSTVIGNIIAGLVITYMRPFKLGDRIKLNDTTGNVIEKTPLVTRIRTPKNEVVTIPNSFIMSSHTVNFSQSARDYGLIIHSEVSIGYDIPWRKTHQLLIEAALNTPGVVDDPRPFVLETSLQDYYPVYQVNAYIKDANQLAQVYSDLHQNIQDRFNEEGIEIMSPHYIATRDGSETTIPKDDLREKK from the coding sequence ATGAAGGGAATTCGGGCGTTGTGTTTTGGGCTGTTACTGCTGTTCGCGAGTGGTGCATCCGCCCAGTTGGTAGAGAAGGTTTTGGACATCTTGAATGAAGATACATTGGGAACAATGGTTGCTCAAAAGTCGGATACTGATTCATTACATCTGTTGAAGATTAAAGAGGATCTGGAGACATCAAGATTGAATGAGGCTAATCTCAGGATGGAGATAGAGCAGATGAAGCTGAAGTATGATGCAGCGGACTCTCTGAAGCTGGCCAAACAGCGGTTACGTATCGATTCGCTCAGAAGAATGACTCCGGGTATTCCTGTAATTGTGGAAGGCGATACATTATATTACCTGTTTGCCAAACGTGGCGGTCACACTCCCCAGCAGCGTGCCGAGATGAATGCAGCGGCAATTACGGAACTGGGCAAACGATTCAATCTTCAGCCGGATTCGGTTTATATAGAAAGCAGTGATATTGTTACCGATCTGATGTATGGCAATAAAGTTCTTTCTTCTTTCACGGATCAAGATGGCCTTTGGGAAGGCTGTTCACGCGACCAGTTGGCGGCTGCCAAACGGAAAGTGATAGTGGACAAGTTGAAGGTTATGAAGGATGAGCATAGTCTGTGGCAGCTTGGTAAGCGTGTTCTTTATTTTATTCTTGTAATTGTAGGCCAGTTCCTGTTGTTTAAACTCACTATCTGGCTGTTCAATAAGCTGAAAGCCCGTATTCAACGTCTGAAAGATACTAAACTAAAGCCTATTTCTATTCAAGATTACGAGTTACTGGACACACAGAAGCAGGTAAACCTGCTTGTCTTCCTGGCAAGTCTGCTGCGCTATGCCGTCATGCTGCTTCAGTTGATTTTGACGGTGCCATTACTCTTTGCTATATTCCCTCAAACCAAAGATCTTGCTTATAAGTTGTTCTCGTATATCTGGGAGCCGATAAAGAGCATTTTCCTGGGTATAGTGGAGTATATTCCCAACTTGTTTACCATTTTTGTGATATGGCTTGCCGTGAAGTATCTGGTGCGACTGGTTCGTTATCTTGCCAGTGAAATACAGTCGGAACGGCTGAAGATAGGCGGCTTTTATGCCGACTGGGCTATGCCGACGTTCCACATTGTGCGCTTCCTGCTTTATGCATTTATGATTGCTATGATTTATCCCTACCTGCCTGGCTCCAAATCGGGGGTCTTTCAGGGAATATCAGTCTTTGTCGGATTGATTGTTTCGCTGGGATCGAGTACGGTGATCGGGAATATTATTGCAGGACTGGTTATCACGTATATGCGTCCGTTTAAGTTGGGTGACCGTATTAAGCTGAATGATACAACGGGAAATGTGATTGAGAAGACACCGTTGGTAACGCGTATCCGTACGCCGAAGAATGAGGTAGTTACGATTCCTAACTCTTTTATTATGTCTTCGCATACGGTGAATTTCAGCCAGTCGGCACGCGACTACGGGCTGATAATTCATTCGGAAGTGAGCATCGGATACGATATTCCATGGCGAAAGACCCATCAGCTTCTGATTGAAGCGGCGCTGAATACTCCCGGAGTAGTGGATGACCCGCGTCCGTTTGTACTGGAAACATCTCTTCAGGATTATTATCCCGTCTATCAGGTGAATGCATATATTAAAGATGCCAATCAGTTGGCACAGGTTTATTCTGATTTGCACCAGAATATTCAGGATCGGTTTAATGAAGAAGGCATAGAAATAATGTCGCCCCACTATATTGCTACGCGAGATGGTAGTGAGACGACTATACCTAAGGATGACCTCCGGGAAAAGAAATGA